In one window of Brenneria goodwinii DNA:
- the pdxJ gene encoding pyridoxine 5'-phosphate synthase, which produces MSELLLGVNIDHIATLRNARGTSYPDPVQAAFLAEQAGADGITVHLREDRRHITDRDVRILRKTIQTRMNLEMAVTEEMVNIACELKPHFCCLVPEKRQEVTTEGGLDVAGQQEKMNDAVAKLRQAGIQVSLFIDADKKQIDAAVACGAPYIEIHTGAYADAVDEQARRHEFERIQTAAAYAASKGLKVNAGHGLTYHNVQPIAALPEMHELNIGHSIIGRAVMSGLSGAVAEMKALMREARR; this is translated from the coding sequence ATGTCTGAGCTGTTGTTGGGCGTGAATATTGATCACATCGCAACCCTTCGTAATGCCCGTGGTACTTCTTATCCTGATCCTGTCCAGGCGGCGTTTTTAGCTGAACAAGCGGGCGCGGACGGAATTACGGTGCATCTGCGTGAGGATCGACGCCATATCACCGACCGTGACGTTCGTATTCTGCGAAAAACCATTCAAACGCGTATGAATCTGGAAATGGCAGTGACCGAGGAAATGGTGAATATTGCCTGTGAGTTGAAGCCCCACTTTTGCTGTCTGGTGCCTGAAAAACGTCAGGAAGTGACAACCGAAGGCGGGTTGGATGTTGCCGGTCAGCAGGAAAAAATGAACGATGCCGTTGCCAAATTACGTCAGGCGGGAATTCAGGTTTCTCTGTTTATTGATGCTGATAAAAAACAAATCGATGCGGCTGTCGCCTGTGGCGCGCCTTATATTGAAATTCATACCGGCGCCTATGCGGATGCCGTTGATGAACAGGCCCGCCGGCATGAGTTTGAACGTATCCAGACAGCCGCTGCCTATGCGGCAAGCAAAGGGTTAAAAGTGAATGCGGGTCATGGCCTGACATACCACAATGTACAACCTATCGCGGCTTTGCCGGAAATGCATGAACTGAATATCGGTCACTCAATCATCGGACGCGCGGTCATGAGCGGATTGAGCGGCGCAGTGGCTGAAATGAAAGCGCTGATGCGGGAAGCTCGTCGCTAA
- a CDS encoding YfhL family 4Fe-4S dicluster ferredoxin encodes MALLITHKCINCDMCEPECPNQAISMGMDIYEIDATRCTECVGHYDTPTCQKVCPIDNTIIKDPEHQEGHDQLWEKYVLMHHADKL; translated from the coding sequence ATGGCGTTACTTATCACCCATAAATGTATCAATTGTGACATGTGTGAACCGGAATGCCCAAACCAGGCTATATCAATGGGAATGGACATCTACGAAATTGATGCAACACGTTGCACAGAGTGTGTCGGACATTATGACACGCCGACCTGTCAGAAAGTGTGTCCGATCGACAATACCATCATCAAGGATCCCGAACATCAGGAAGGCCATGATCAACTGTGGGAAAAGTATGTGTTAATGCACCACGCGGACAAACTCTAA
- the recO gene encoding DNA repair protein RecO, whose translation MEGWQRAFVLHGRPYSETSLLLDLFSESDGRVRVLAKGARARRSSLKGCLQPFTPLLVRWSGRGEMKTLRNAEPVSLALPLTGIMLYSGLYVNELLARVLEHETNYSALFFDYLNCLQQLASQHASPEPALRRFELALLGNLGYGVDFLHCAGSGEPVADTMTYRYREEKGFVASLIVDNNSFTGYELRALASREFPDSATLRAAKRFTRIALKPYIGGKPLKSRELFRQFVPRSDLPKTPSSDK comes from the coding sequence ATGGAAGGCTGGCAACGCGCATTTGTCTTACATGGGCGGCCTTACAGCGAAACCAGCTTATTGCTGGACTTGTTCAGTGAGAGTGACGGTCGGGTTCGGGTGCTGGCGAAGGGTGCCCGGGCGCGACGTTCCAGCCTAAAAGGGTGTTTGCAGCCATTCACGCCGCTGTTGGTCCGTTGGAGCGGCCGCGGGGAAATGAAAACCCTGCGTAATGCCGAGCCAGTATCGCTGGCGCTTCCTCTTACCGGCATCATGCTCTATAGCGGTTTATACGTAAATGAGTTGCTTGCCCGCGTCCTTGAACATGAAACCAACTATTCCGCGCTTTTTTTTGATTATCTCAATTGCTTGCAACAGCTAGCTTCTCAGCATGCATCGCCCGAGCCGGCGCTGCGTCGTTTTGAGCTGGCTTTGTTGGGAAACCTGGGGTACGGGGTGGATTTTCTGCATTGCGCGGGAAGCGGCGAGCCGGTGGCTGATACCATGACCTACCGGTATCGTGAAGAGAAGGGGTTTGTCGCCAGCCTGATCGTCGATAACAATAGCTTTACCGGCTATGAACTGCGAGCGCTTGCGTCACGTGAATTTCCCGATTCAGCAACGTTGCGGGCAGCCAAGCGTTTTACGCGTATTGCGTTAAAACCTTACATCGGCGGTAAGCCGCTGAAAAGCCGTGAACTGTTCCGCCAGTTCGTACCCAGGTCTGATTTACCTAAAACCCCGTCTTCAGATAAATAA
- a CDS encoding Flp family type IVb pilin, with product MIRKLFKSLKKDERGVSALEYAILAGVVVVVVVAALGKFGTKLETAFDNLGTKVVTQVNEK from the coding sequence ATGATACGTAAATTATTTAAGTCATTAAAGAAGGATGAGCGCGGCGTATCGGCTCTGGAATATGCCATTCTGGCAGGTGTAGTTGTAGTTGTGGTTGTCGCTGCTCTTGGCAAGTTTGGGACCAAGCTTGAAACAGCATTCGATAATCTGGGTACTAAGGTTGTGACTCAGGTTAACGAAAAATAG
- the lepA gene encoding translation elongation factor 4 produces the protein MKHIRNFSIIAHIDHGKSTLSDRIIQICGGLTEREMAAQVLDSMDLERERGITIKAQSVTLDYKALDGQTYQLNFIDTPGHVDFSYEVSRSLAACEGALLVVDAGQGVEAQTLANCYTALDMDLEVVPVLNKIDLPAADPDRVAQEIEDIVGIDATDAVRCSAKTGVGVPEVLERLVRDVPPPQGSADEPLQALIIDSWFDNYLGVVSLVRIKNGSMRKGDKIKVMSTGQIYNADRLGIFTPKRVDRDVLNCGEVGWLVCAIKDILGAPVGDTLTSARQPAEKALPGFKKVKPQVYAGLFPISSDDYEAFRDALGKLSLNDASLFYEPESSTALGFGFRCGFLGLLHMEIIQERLEREYDLDLITTAPTVVYEVETTSHEIVHVDSPSKLPPLNNIQELREPIAECHMLLPQEYLGNVITLCIEKRGVQTNMVYHGNQVALTYEIPMAEVVLDFFDRLKSTSRGYASLDYNFKRFQASDMVRVDVLINGERVDALALITHRDNSLYRGRELVEKMKDLIPRQQFDIAIQAAIGNHIIARSTVKQLRKNVLAKCYGGDVSRKKKLLQKQKDGKKRMKQVGNVELPQEAFLAILHVGKDNK, from the coding sequence ATGAAGCACATACGAAATTTCTCCATTATTGCCCATATCGACCACGGTAAGTCGACGTTATCTGACCGCATTATCCAGATTTGCGGTGGTTTAACCGAACGTGAAATGGCTGCGCAGGTTCTGGATTCAATGGATCTGGAGCGCGAACGCGGCATAACGATTAAAGCGCAGAGCGTGACGCTGGATTACAAAGCTCTGGATGGTCAAACTTATCAGCTAAACTTCATTGATACGCCCGGACACGTCGACTTTTCTTATGAAGTTTCCCGTTCACTGGCTGCCTGTGAAGGGGCTTTATTGGTGGTTGACGCTGGTCAAGGGGTCGAAGCCCAAACGTTGGCGAACTGTTACACCGCGCTTGATATGGATTTGGAAGTTGTACCGGTACTGAACAAAATTGATTTGCCTGCCGCTGACCCAGATCGTGTTGCCCAGGAAATTGAGGATATTGTTGGCATTGACGCCACGGATGCGGTGCGTTGCTCGGCTAAAACCGGTGTCGGCGTGCCTGAAGTATTAGAACGTCTGGTGCGGGATGTTCCACCGCCGCAGGGAAGTGCGGATGAGCCGTTACAGGCGCTGATTATCGACTCCTGGTTTGATAACTATCTGGGGGTCGTTTCACTGGTGCGCATTAAGAATGGTTCGATGCGCAAAGGTGACAAAATAAAAGTAATGAGTACCGGTCAGATTTATAACGCCGACCGTCTGGGGATTTTTACGCCGAAGCGGGTTGATCGCGACGTGCTCAACTGCGGTGAGGTCGGCTGGCTGGTTTGCGCCATCAAGGATATTCTGGGCGCGCCAGTCGGCGATACGCTGACGTCGGCCCGCCAGCCGGCGGAAAAAGCGCTGCCGGGGTTCAAGAAAGTCAAACCGCAGGTTTATGCCGGATTATTCCCCATCAGTTCCGACGATTATGAAGCCTTCCGCGATGCGCTGGGTAAACTGAGCCTGAATGACGCCTCTTTGTTCTATGAGCCGGAAAGCTCGACGGCGTTGGGATTTGGTTTCCGCTGTGGTTTCCTGGGGCTGCTGCACATGGAGATCATTCAGGAGCGGCTGGAGCGTGAATATGACCTGGATCTGATCACGACCGCGCCTACGGTTGTTTATGAAGTTGAAACGACCAGCCACGAGATCGTTCACGTCGATAGCCCATCGAAACTGCCGCCGCTGAATAATATTCAGGAATTGCGTGAACCTATCGCCGAATGTCATATGTTGCTGCCGCAGGAGTATCTGGGCAACGTTATTACCCTGTGTATTGAAAAGCGCGGCGTACAGACCAACATGGTTTATCACGGTAATCAGGTTGCGCTGACCTATGAAATTCCGATGGCGGAAGTCGTGCTCGATTTCTTTGATCGGCTGAAATCGACTTCTCGCGGTTACGCGTCGCTGGACTACAATTTCAAGCGTTTTCAGGCCTCTGACATGGTGCGGGTTGATGTTCTCATCAATGGCGAGCGAGTAGATGCATTGGCTCTGATTACTCACCGGGATAATTCACTGTATCGTGGTCGCGAGCTGGTGGAAAAAATGAAAGATCTTATTCCTCGCCAGCAGTTTGATATCGCCATTCAGGCGGCTATTGGTAATCACATTATTGCCCGCTCAACCGTTAAGCAGTTGCGTAAGAACGTACTGGCGAAATGTTATGGCGGTGACGTCAGCCGTAAGAAAAAACTGTTGCAGAAACAGAAAGACGGTAAGAAACGTATGAAGCAGGTAGGCAACGTTGAATTACCGCAGGAAGCCTTCCTGGCTATTCTTCACGTTGGCAAAGACAACAAATAA
- the pdeH gene encoding cyclic-guanylate-specific phosphodiesterase, with the protein MAELIVQQEGNVNQFGLLFSQQGDAEPLDSDYWSQCQRRYTFQPIYRTSGKLMAIELLTSVFSPTLPQKPISPEKYFANINVEERLRIIVEQLQLLSHWSLRFIRDDLLASVNIDGMTLLALQKSHEAKRLISSMPWIRFEMVENQGGLPKEALTKLPEAQTLWLDDFGCGVANFSSLMLAQYDCIKVARELFILLQQSGEGREVFPALITLLARFCNYVVIEGIETQEEWAIVKSSSADAAQGYYLSRPQPFDNFEALKTEF; encoded by the coding sequence ATGGCGGAACTCATAGTGCAGCAGGAAGGGAATGTTAATCAGTTTGGGCTATTATTTTCTCAGCAAGGGGATGCTGAACCATTGGATTCTGATTACTGGAGCCAATGCCAACGGCGGTATACCTTTCAGCCAATTTACCGAACATCAGGTAAACTTATGGCTATTGAGTTGTTAACCTCAGTTTTTTCCCCAACGTTGCCACAAAAACCAATTTCTCCCGAAAAATACTTTGCCAATATCAATGTCGAAGAGCGCTTACGGATTATTGTGGAACAGTTGCAGCTTTTATCGCATTGGAGCTTGCGCTTCATCCGTGATGATCTGCTAGCGTCAGTCAATATTGATGGTATGACGCTGCTTGCTTTACAGAAGAGCCACGAAGCGAAGCGTCTTATCTCTTCCATGCCATGGATCCGTTTTGAAATGGTGGAGAATCAAGGAGGATTGCCAAAAGAGGCATTAACGAAACTCCCGGAAGCACAAACCTTATGGCTGGATGATTTCGGTTGCGGAGTAGCAAATTTTTCCTCATTAATGCTAGCGCAATATGACTGTATCAAAGTTGCCCGTGAGCTCTTTATTTTGTTGCAGCAAAGTGGGGAAGGTCGTGAGGTTTTTCCGGCGTTAATCACTTTACTTGCCCGTTTTTGTAATTATGTTGTTATCGAAGGAATTGAAACGCAGGAAGAATGGGCTATTGTTAAGTCTTCCTCCGCAGATGCCGCACAAGGATATTATCTTTCTCGTCCCCAACCATTTGATAACTTTGAGGCGCTAAAAACAGAGTTCTAA
- the rseB gene encoding sigma-E factor regulatory protein RseB, which produces MKHVWLTVCLLVGSLFYPIIAPAQTASGALLQEMNHASRSLNYEISFININRQGFESVRYRHALINNHSLAQLVFMDGPRREIVQRGNDISYFDAGLEPFTLSSDHIVDSLPALVYADYQSIAPYYDFIPADGRVRIADHLAVGIRIISRDATRYSYAVWMDTESKLPLRVDLQDRNGERLEQFLVTSLVVDDNVAKAMRPLENINLPPALPTPAPESANFSWSAEWLPTGMKEVSRSRRTLPGINLPIETRLYSDGLFSFSVNISPSSEARAEQSVRTGRRTIHTETRDNNEITVVGELPPATAKRVADNIMLKAQ; this is translated from the coding sequence ATGAAGCACGTCTGGTTAACCGTCTGTTTGCTGGTTGGCAGTTTGTTTTATCCCATCATCGCCCCGGCGCAAACTGCGTCCGGGGCGTTGTTGCAAGAAATGAACCACGCCAGCCGCTCATTAAATTATGAAATTTCTTTCATCAATATCAATCGCCAGGGGTTTGAGTCGGTGCGATACCGCCATGCCCTGATTAATAATCATTCATTGGCTCAGTTGGTCTTTATGGATGGGCCTCGGCGTGAAATTGTGCAGCGTGGGAATGACATCAGCTATTTCGATGCCGGTCTTGAGCCTTTTACGCTGTCGAGCGATCATATCGTCGATTCGCTGCCCGCGTTGGTCTATGCCGATTATCAAAGTATCGCACCGTATTATGATTTCATTCCTGCTGATGGACGTGTTCGCATAGCCGATCATCTGGCTGTCGGGATCAGGATTATTTCCCGAGATGCGACGCGTTACAGCTACGCGGTCTGGATGGATACCGAGTCTAAACTGCCGCTGCGCGTCGATTTGCAGGATCGTAACGGTGAGCGTCTGGAACAGTTTCTGGTGACGTCACTCGTCGTGGATGATAATGTCGCAAAAGCGATGCGGCCGCTGGAAAACATCAATTTACCTCCCGCATTGCCGACTCCCGCGCCAGAAAGCGCAAACTTTTCCTGGTCGGCGGAATGGCTGCCGACGGGAATGAAAGAAGTGTCACGCAGCAGAAGGACGTTGCCGGGCATCAATCTCCCTATCGAAACGCGACTGTATAGTGACGGCCTGTTTAGTTTTTCCGTTAATATCAGCCCGTCTTCCGAAGCGCGAGCTGAACAGTCCGTTCGTACCGGAAGGCGTACGATTCATACTGAAACTCGCGATAATAATGAAATCACCGTTGTCGGTGAGCTTCCGCCGGCCACGGCTAAGCGTGTGGCGGACAATATTATGCTGAAGGCGCAATAA
- the era gene encoding GTPase Era, which yields MSEEQTYCGFVAIVGRPNVGKSTLLNQLLGQKISITSRKPQTTRHRIMGIHTEGPYQAIYVDTPGLHIEEKRAINRLMNRAASSSIGDVELIIFVVEGTHWNDDDEMVLNKLRDQKHPVLLAINKVDNVTDKTKLLPHIQFISQQMNFLDVVPISAEKGTNVDTIASIVRKHLPQAAHHFPEDYITDRSQRFMASEIIREKLMRFLGEELPYSVTVEIERFATNERGGYDINGLILVEREGQKKMVIGNKGSKIKTIGIEARHDMEEMFETKVHLELWVKVKSGWADDERALRSLGYSEDS from the coding sequence ATGAGCGAAGAACAGACATACTGCGGTTTTGTCGCCATTGTCGGTCGGCCTAATGTCGGTAAATCTACATTATTGAATCAGCTGCTGGGGCAGAAAATTTCTATTACGTCGCGTAAGCCCCAGACGACGCGGCACCGTATTATGGGGATTCATACCGAAGGGCCGTATCAGGCCATTTATGTGGATACCCCTGGGCTGCATATTGAGGAAAAACGGGCAATTAACCGCCTGATGAATCGCGCGGCCAGTAGCTCTATCGGCGACGTTGAGCTGATTATCTTTGTCGTGGAAGGTACGCACTGGAACGATGATGATGAAATGGTTCTGAACAAACTGCGCGACCAGAAACACCCGGTTCTTCTGGCGATCAATAAAGTGGATAACGTAACGGATAAAACCAAGCTGTTGCCGCATATTCAATTTATTAGCCAGCAGATGAATTTCCTGGATGTGGTGCCGATCTCGGCGGAGAAGGGCACGAACGTGGATACGATCGCCAGCATTGTGCGTAAGCATTTGCCGCAGGCGGCACATCATTTCCCAGAAGACTATATTACCGATCGCTCTCAGCGTTTTATGGCTTCGGAAATTATCCGTGAAAAGCTGATGCGTTTTTTGGGAGAGGAATTGCCCTATTCAGTGACGGTGGAAATTGAACGTTTCGCAACCAATGAACGTGGCGGCTATGACATTAATGGTCTGATTCTGGTGGAGCGCGAAGGCCAGAAGAAAATGGTGATCGGGAATAAAGGCTCCAAGATCAAGACGATCGGCATTGAAGCGCGCCATGACATGGAAGAAATGTTTGAAACCAAAGTTCATCTGGAATTATGGGTAAAAGTGAAATCAGGTTGGGCGGACGACGAACGAGCTCTGCGCAGCCTGGGTTACAGTGAAGATTCGTAA
- the lepB gene encoding signal peptidase I, whose product MANMFAVILALVTLITGIVWCFERFVWAPARRKKFAASSEAADSAELSKAVAQPGWVETVASVFPVVALVLIVRSFIYEPFQIPSGSMMPTLLIGDFILVEKYAYGIKEPFTQHTLIETGHPKRGDIAVFKYPSDPKVDFIKRVVGVPGDRVSYNPLTKQVTIQPDCDGQQSCDKALAVTYNNVQPSDFVQTFNQPELESRSGFYQIPVGENKIDGVRMEIRKESLGNVTHNILIVPGVRDQLGGYYQQSQQSLATWVVPTGHYFMMGDNRDNSLDSRYWGFVPEKNLVGKATAIWMSFEKQEGEWPTGVRLSRIGSIH is encoded by the coding sequence ATGGCCAATATGTTTGCCGTAATTTTGGCGTTGGTAACGCTAATCACGGGAATTGTCTGGTGCTTTGAACGCTTTGTGTGGGCACCCGCGCGCCGGAAAAAATTTGCGGCATCAAGCGAAGCGGCGGACAGCGCCGAATTATCAAAAGCCGTTGCACAACCAGGATGGGTTGAAACGGTCGCTTCGGTATTTCCCGTCGTCGCGCTGGTTTTAATTGTGCGTTCATTTATCTATGAACCGTTTCAGATCCCATCCGGTTCAATGATGCCGACGTTACTGATTGGTGACTTCATTCTGGTGGAGAAGTATGCCTATGGGATTAAAGAGCCCTTCACTCAGCATACCCTCATTGAGACGGGTCATCCGAAGCGTGGCGATATTGCGGTATTTAAATATCCATCCGATCCCAAGGTTGATTTTATCAAGCGAGTGGTCGGTGTACCGGGCGATCGCGTCAGTTATAACCCTTTAACTAAGCAGGTTACGATTCAACCGGATTGCGATGGTCAGCAATCGTGTGATAAAGCGTTGGCAGTCACCTATAATAATGTTCAGCCCAGCGATTTCGTTCAGACATTTAATCAGCCTGAATTGGAATCCCGCAGCGGGTTTTATCAAATTCCGGTTGGTGAAAATAAAATCGATGGCGTGCGTATGGAAATACGTAAAGAGTCGTTGGGTAATGTGACGCATAATATTCTGATTGTTCCGGGAGTGCGGGATCAGCTCGGCGGATATTATCAGCAGTCGCAACAATCGCTCGCCACCTGGGTCGTACCGACCGGTCATTACTTCATGATGGGTGATAACCGCGATAATAGCCTGGATAGCCGTTATTGGGGGTTTGTACCGGAAAAAAATCTTGTTGGCAAAGCAACAGCAATCTGGATGAGCTTTGAAAAACAAGAGGGCGAATGGCCTACCGGGGTTCGGTTGAGCCGTATTGGCAGTATTCATTAA
- a CDS encoding bifunctional diguanylate cyclase/phosphodiesterase — translation MYEIIITILSLLLLYASIKNRKIKKKLNAEQQKQDFLNMMFFATEYSPASIMIADENCEIVYVNRQFVAMSGYMPDEVIGKKTNILSSGMTNASVYEDLWSTLKRGEVWSGEFVNRRKDGQLFWEKANIAKIHNKTNDSTQYVGVKLDITERKIQEHHDNSYNRALELLSSGAPLKDILDAIIFSVEEKNPGRIVCSVLLVDKEKKCLTLGSAPSLPGFYKNAIHNVKIADGIASFGTAAYTGKRVITDDISVHPDWSLHKGLALYAGLRSCWSEPIYGQNKEVLGVLSVYHRKVYVPNEEEIFSIEKSAQLISIAIERYRAIDMLRRSEEHYRQLAHYDSLTSLANGLTFAEQMEQAILLSKQTGRKIALMFLDLNKFKQINDSFGHAVGDLLLKEAAARMREAVRDSDTVYRRSGDEFIILLQGIKEVDNTLYVAEKIHHALNKPFFIEGKEMDISCSIGIALYPEHGTDSLTLAINADSAMYQAKAMGRSQTQIYHDLNNR, via the coding sequence GTGTATGAAATTATAATAACCATATTGTCATTGCTGCTATTGTACGCTTCTATAAAGAATAGAAAAATTAAGAAAAAGTTGAACGCAGAGCAGCAAAAACAAGATTTTTTGAACATGATGTTCTTTGCAACGGAATATAGCCCCGCTTCCATTATGATTGCGGATGAAAACTGTGAAATTGTTTATGTCAATCGTCAGTTTGTCGCCATGTCTGGCTATATGCCCGATGAAGTGATTGGCAAAAAAACGAATATATTAAGCTCTGGTATGACTAACGCCAGTGTCTATGAAGATCTTTGGTCCACTTTGAAAAGAGGGGAAGTTTGGAGCGGCGAATTTGTTAACCGTCGAAAAGATGGACAGTTGTTTTGGGAAAAGGCCAATATTGCCAAGATTCATAATAAGACCAATGATTCAACGCAATACGTCGGGGTTAAGCTTGATATCACGGAGAGAAAAATCCAGGAGCACCACGATAATTCCTATAACCGGGCATTAGAGCTTTTATCGAGTGGGGCGCCGTTAAAAGACATCCTTGATGCAATCATATTTAGTGTGGAAGAGAAAAATCCCGGTCGTATCGTCTGCTCGGTGTTGCTGGTTGATAAAGAAAAAAAATGCCTGACCTTAGGGTCTGCGCCCAGTCTGCCCGGCTTTTATAAAAATGCTATTCATAATGTTAAGATTGCAGATGGTATCGCTTCATTTGGGACGGCGGCTTATACCGGAAAACGTGTGATAACAGATGATATCTCCGTCCATCCTGACTGGTCTCTGCATAAGGGGCTGGCTCTGTACGCTGGTTTACGCTCATGCTGGTCCGAACCTATTTATGGGCAGAACAAAGAGGTATTAGGTGTATTAAGCGTTTATCACCGCAAGGTGTATGTACCTAATGAGGAAGAAATATTTTCGATTGAGAAGTCGGCGCAATTAATATCCATCGCCATAGAACGCTATCGCGCTATTGATATGCTGCGACGGAGTGAAGAGCACTATCGACAGTTGGCGCATTATGACTCGTTAACGTCGTTGGCGAACGGTTTAACGTTTGCTGAACAAATGGAACAAGCTATATTGCTGTCTAAGCAAACAGGCAGAAAGATTGCGTTGATGTTTCTCGATCTTAACAAATTTAAGCAGATAAATGATTCCTTCGGTCATGCCGTCGGCGATCTGTTATTAAAAGAGGCGGCAGCGCGTATGCGTGAAGCCGTAAGAGACTCAGATACGGTGTATCGGCGCAGTGGCGATGAGTTCATTATTCTGTTGCAAGGCATCAAGGAGGTGGATAACACGTTGTACGTTGCTGAAAAAATTCATCATGCGTTAAATAAACCCTTTTTTATTGAAGGGAAGGAAATGGATATCTCCTGTAGTATCGGGATTGCGCTCTATCCAGAGCATGGCACGGATTCTTTAACACTCGCCATTAATGCTGACTCGGCAATGTATCAGGCGAAAGCGATGGGGCGTAGTCAGACGCAAATTTATCATGATTTGAATAATCGTTAG
- the rseC gene encoding SoxR-reducing system protein RseC has translation MIKEWATVVSWQNGIATLSCEQRSGCGSCQSRSTCGTGVLNQLGAPAEHQLRVPCEQPLQVGQRVELGIAEARLLQSAVMVYFVPLVGLFAGSALLQALFANELSAVLGALLGGGLTFLSVKRWAENQGGNGRYQPVILQIARPGELLQIKTITE, from the coding sequence ATGATTAAAGAATGGGCGACGGTTGTGTCATGGCAAAATGGTATCGCCACGCTGAGCTGTGAACAGCGTTCGGGGTGCGGTAGTTGCCAATCTCGCTCTACCTGTGGAACCGGAGTGTTAAATCAGTTGGGGGCGCCTGCTGAACACCAACTGAGGGTGCCTTGTGAACAGCCTTTGCAAGTCGGGCAGCGAGTCGAGCTAGGCATTGCCGAAGCGCGTCTGCTTCAGTCCGCTGTTATGGTCTATTTTGTTCCTTTGGTGGGGTTATTCGCCGGATCGGCGCTATTACAGGCTCTCTTCGCCAATGAGCTTTCTGCCGTTCTGGGCGCGTTGCTGGGCGGTGGACTGACGTTTTTATCGGTGAAGCGTTGGGCGGAAAACCAGGGGGGGAATGGCCGTTATCAGCCTGTTATTTTGCAAATTGCGCGGCCTGGCGAGTTACTACAAATCAAAACCATAACTGAGTAA
- the rnc gene encoding ribonuclease III has translation MNPILINRLQRKLGYTFQQYELLLQALTHRSASSKHNERLEFLGDSILSFVIANALYHRFPKVDEGDMSRMRATLVRGNTLAEIAREFELGECLRLGPGELKSGGFRRDSILADTVEALIGGIFLDSDIQTIERLILNWYQSRLAEISPGDKQKDPKTRLQEFLQGRHLPLPTYLVVQVRGEAHDQEFTIHCQVSGFSESVVGTGSSRRKAEQAAAEQALKKLELE, from the coding sequence ATGAATCCCATCCTAATAAACCGTTTACAAAGAAAGCTGGGCTATACTTTTCAGCAGTACGAACTTTTGTTGCAAGCCCTGACACACCGGAGTGCCAGTAGTAAGCACAACGAGCGACTTGAATTTCTGGGCGACTCCATTCTGAGTTTTGTTATCGCAAATGCTCTGTATCATCGTTTCCCCAAGGTCGATGAAGGAGATATGAGCCGGATGCGGGCGACGTTGGTTCGCGGCAATACTCTGGCTGAAATCGCACGGGAATTTGAATTGGGCGAGTGTCTGCGCCTGGGGCCCGGAGAGTTAAAGAGTGGGGGCTTCCGTCGTGACTCTATTCTGGCCGATACGGTAGAAGCATTGATCGGCGGTATTTTTCTCGATAGTGATATCCAGACTATTGAGCGATTGATCCTGAATTGGTATCAAAGTCGCCTGGCTGAAATCAGCCCTGGCGATAAGCAAAAAGATCCTAAAACGCGGTTGCAGGAGTTTCTGCAAGGGCGTCACTTGCCGCTGCCAACCTATCTGGTTGTTCAGGTTCGTGGCGAGGCGCACGATCAAGAGTTTACTATTCACTGTCAGGTGAGTGGTTTTAGTGAATCGGTAGTCGGTACCGGTTCAAGCCGCCGGAAGGCTGAGCAGGCTGCGGCAGAACAAGCGTTGAAAAAACTGGAGCTTGAATGA
- the acpS gene encoding holo-ACP synthase yields the protein MAILGLGTDIVEIARIESVIERSGERLARRILTESEWLQYQEHQQPVRFLAKRFAVKEAAAKAFGTGIRNGLAFAQFEVFNDELGKPCLRFFAKAAELAARMGVKHVHVTLADERRYACATVIIEG from the coding sequence ATGGCGATCCTTGGACTCGGGACGGACATCGTCGAGATTGCCCGTATCGAATCTGTGATCGAACGTTCAGGAGAACGACTGGCTCGTCGTATTCTGACAGAAAGCGAGTGGTTGCAATACCAGGAGCATCAGCAGCCGGTTCGCTTTCTCGCCAAACGCTTTGCCGTAAAAGAGGCGGCGGCCAAGGCTTTTGGCACCGGAATTCGCAATGGATTGGCTTTTGCCCAGTTTGAGGTTTTTAACGACGAACTGGGGAAACCCTGTCTGCGCTTTTTCGCCAAAGCAGCCGAATTGGCTGCCCGCATGGGGGTAAAGCATGTGCATGTCACATTAGCTGATGAACGACGTTATGCCTGCGCGACGGTAATTATCGAGGGTTAA